A region of Homo sapiens chromosome 17, GRCh38.p14 Primary Assembly DNA encodes the following proteins:
- the CORO6 gene encoding coronin-6 isoform 3 (isoform 3 is encoded by transcript variant 5) — MSRRVVRQSKFRHVFGQAAKADQAYEDIRVSKVTWDSSFCAVNPKFLAIIVEAGGGGAFIVLPLAKTGRVDKNYPLVTGHTAPVLDIDWCPHNDNVIASASDDTTIMVWQIPDYTPMRNITEPIITLEGHSKRVGILSWHPTARNVLLSAGGDNVIIIWNVGTGEVLLSLDDMHPDVIHSVCWNSNGSLLATTCKDKTLRIIDPRKGQVVAERFAAHEGMRPMRAVFTRQGHIFTTGFTRMSQRELGLWDPNNFEEPVALQEMDTSNGVLLPFYDPDSSIVYLCGKGDSSIRYFEITDEPPFVHYLNTFSSKEPQRGMGFMPKRGLDVSKCEIARFYKLHERKCEPIIMTVPRKSDLFQDDLYPDTPGPEPALEADEWLSGQDAEPVLISLRDGYVPPKHRELRVTKRNILDVRPPSGPRRSQSASDAPLSQHTLETLLEEIKALRERVQAQEQRITALENMLCELVDGTD; from the exons ATGAGCAGACGTGTGGTTCGGCAAAGCAAGTTCCGCCATGTGTTTGGGCAGGCAGCAAAGGCCGACCAGGCCTACGAGGACATCCGtgtgtccaaggtcacatgggaCAGCTCCTTCTGTGCCGTCAACCCCAAATTCCTGGCCATTATTGTGGAGGCTGGAGGCGGGGGTGCCTTCATCGTCCTGCCTCTGGCCAAG ACAGGGCGAGTGGATAAGAACTACCCACTGGTCACTGGGCACACTGCCCCTGTGCTGGATATTGACTGGTGTCCACACAATGACAACGTTATCGCCAGTGCCTCAGACGACACCACCATCATG GTGTGGCAGATTCCAGACTATACCCCCATGCGCAACATTACGGAACCTATCATCACACTTGAGGGCCACTCCAAGCGTGTGGGCATCCTCTCCTGGCACCCTACTGCCAGGAATGTCCTGCTCAGTGCAG GTGGTGACAATGTGATCATCATCTGGAATGTGGGCACCGGGGAGGTGCTGCTGAGCCTGGATGATATGCACCCAGACGTCATCCACAGTGTGTGCTGGAACAGCAACGGTAGCCTGCTAGCCACCACCTGCAAGGACAAGACCTTGCGCATCATTGACCCCAGAAAAGGCCAAGTGGTGGCG gaGAGGTTTGCGGCCCACGAGGGGATGAGGCCCATGCGGGCCGTCTTCACGCGCCAGGGCCATATCTTCACCACGGGCTTCACCCGCATGAGCCAGCGAGAGCTGGGCCTGTGGGACCCG AACAACTTCGAGGAGCCAGTGGCACTGCAGGAGATGGACACAAGCAACGGGGTCCTATTGCCCTTTTACGATCCCGACTCCAGCATCGTCTACCTGTGTGGCAAG GGCGACAGCAGCATTCGGTACTTTGAGATTACCGACGAGCCGCCTTTCGTGCACTACCTGAACACGTTCAGCAGCAAAGAGCCGCAGCGGGGCATGGGTTTCATGCCCAAAAGGGGACTGGATGTCAGCAAGTGTGAGATCGCCCG GTTCTACAAGCTACACGAAAGAAAGTGTGAACCTATCATCATGACTGTGCCCCGCAAG TCAGACCTCTTCCAGGACGATCTGTACCCGGATACGCCAGGCCCGGAGCCGGCCCTAGAAGCGGACGAATGGCTATCCGGCCAGGACGCCGAACCCGTGCTCATTTCGCTGAGGGACGGCTATGTGCCCCCCAAGCACCGCGAGCTCCGGGTCACGAAGCGCAACATCCTGGACGTGCGCCCGCCCTCCGGCCCCCGCCGCAGCCAGTCGGCCAGCGACGCCCCCTTGTCG CAGCACACCCTGGAGACGCTGCTGGAAGAGATCAAGGCCCTCCGCGAGCGGGTGCAGGCCCAGGAGCAGCGCATCACGGCTCTGGAGAACATGCTGTGCGAGCTGGTGGACGGCACGGACTAG
- the CORO6 gene encoding coronin-6 isoform X1 has protein sequence MAAAAGAAAAPGSREPQDRPECGAGHPGPRYYRHPERWLLRPEAFLGPLRTRAPSAEDSQRERPAARSGPAMSRRVVRQSKFRHVFGQAAKADQAYEDIRVSKVTWDSSFCAVNPKFLAIIVEAGGGGAFIVLPLAKTGRVDKNYPLVTGHTAPVLDIDWCPHNDNVIASASDDTTIMVWQIPDYTPMRNITEPIITLEGHSKRVGILSWHPTARNVLLSAGGDNVIIIWNVGTGEVLLSLDDMHPDVIHSVCWNSNGSLLATTCKDKTLRIIDPRKGQVVAERFAAHEGMRPMRAVFTRQGHIFTTGFTRMSQRELGLWDPGDSSIRYFEITDEPPFVHYLNTFSSKEPQRGMGFMPKRGLDVSKCEIARFYKLHERKCEPIIMTVPRKSDLFQDDLYPDTPGPEPALEADEWLSGQDAEPVLISLRDGYVPPKHRELRVTKRNILDVRPPSGPRRSQSASDAPLSQQHTLETLLEEIKALRERVQAQEQRITALENMLCELVDGTD, from the exons ATGGCAGCGGCAGCTGGGGCTGCAGCGGCGCCGGGCTCTAGAGAGCCGCAGGATCGGCCAGAGTGCGGAGCTGGACACCCGGGTCCCAGATACTACAGACACCCGGAGAGGTGGCTCCTTCGCCCTGAAGCCTTCCTCGGCCCCCTACGCACTCGGGCCCCTTCCGCAGAGGATTCGCAGCGTGAGCGCCCCGCAGCCCGCTCAGGACCAG CTATGAGCAGACGTGTGGTTCGGCAAAGCAAGTTCCGCCATGTGTTTGGGCAGGCAGCAAAGGCCGACCAGGCCTACGAGGACATCCGtgtgtccaaggtcacatgggaCAGCTCCTTCTGTGCCGTCAACCCCAAATTCCTGGCCATTATTGTGGAGGCTGGAGGCGGGGGTGCCTTCATCGTCCTGCCTCTGGCCAAG ACAGGGCGAGTGGATAAGAACTACCCACTGGTCACTGGGCACACTGCCCCTGTGCTGGATATTGACTGGTGTCCACACAATGACAACGTTATCGCCAGTGCCTCAGACGACACCACCATCATG GTGTGGCAGATTCCAGACTATACCCCCATGCGCAACATTACGGAACCTATCATCACACTTGAGGGCCACTCCAAGCGTGTGGGCATCCTCTCCTGGCACCCTACTGCCAGGAATGTCCTGCTCAGTGCAG GTGGTGACAATGTGATCATCATCTGGAATGTGGGCACCGGGGAGGTGCTGCTGAGCCTGGATGATATGCACCCAGACGTCATCCACAGTGTGTGCTGGAACAGCAACGGTAGCCTGCTAGCCACCACCTGCAAGGACAAGACCTTGCGCATCATTGACCCCAGAAAAGGCCAAGTGGTGGCG gaGAGGTTTGCGGCCCACGAGGGGATGAGGCCCATGCGGGCCGTCTTCACGCGCCAGGGCCATATCTTCACCACGGGCTTCACCCGCATGAGCCAGCGAGAGCTGGGCCTGTGGGACCCG GGCGACAGCAGCATTCGGTACTTTGAGATTACCGACGAGCCGCCTTTCGTGCACTACCTGAACACGTTCAGCAGCAAAGAGCCGCAGCGGGGCATGGGTTTCATGCCCAAAAGGGGACTGGATGTCAGCAAGTGTGAGATCGCCCG GTTCTACAAGCTACACGAAAGAAAGTGTGAACCTATCATCATGACTGTGCCCCGCAAG TCAGACCTCTTCCAGGACGATCTGTACCCGGATACGCCAGGCCCGGAGCCGGCCCTAGAAGCGGACGAATGGCTATCCGGCCAGGACGCCGAACCCGTGCTCATTTCGCTGAGGGACGGCTATGTGCCCCCCAAGCACCGCGAGCTCCGGGTCACGAAGCGCAACATCCTGGACGTGCGCCCGCCCTCCGGCCCCCGCCGCAGCCAGTCGGCCAGCGACGCCCCCTTGTCG CAGCAGCACACCCTGGAGACGCTGCTGGAAGAGATCAAGGCCCTCCGCGAGCGGGTGCAGGCCCAGGAGCAGCGCATCACGGCTCTGGAGAACATGCTGTGCGAGCTGGTGGACGGCACGGACTAG
- the CORO6 gene encoding coronin-6 isoform 5 (isoform 5 is encoded by transcript variant 8): MSRRVVRQSKFRHVFGQAAKADQAYEDIRVSKVTWDSSFCAVNPKFLAIIVEAGGGGAFIVLPLAKTGRVDKNYPLVTGHTAPVLDIDWCPHNDNVIASASDDTTIMVWQIPDYTPMRNITEPIITLEGHSKRVGILSWHPTARNVLLSAGGDNVIIIWNVGTGEVLLSLDDMHPDVIHSVCWNSNGSLLATTCKDKTLRIIDPRKGQVVANNFEEPVALQEMDTSNGVLLPFYDPDSSIVYLCGKGDSSIRYFEITDEPPFVHYLNTFSSKEPQRGMGFMPKRGLDVSKCEIARFYKLHERKCEPIIMTVPRKSDLFQDDLYPDTPGPEPALEADEWLSGQDAEPVLISLRDGYVPPKHRELRVTKRNILDVRPPSGPRRSQSASDAPLSQHTLETLLEEIKALRERVQAQEQRITALENMLCELVDGTD; the protein is encoded by the exons ATGAGCAGACGTGTGGTTCGGCAAAGCAAGTTCCGCCATGTGTTTGGGCAGGCAGCAAAGGCCGACCAGGCCTACGAGGACATCCGtgtgtccaaggtcacatgggaCAGCTCCTTCTGTGCCGTCAACCCCAAATTCCTGGCCATTATTGTGGAGGCTGGAGGCGGGGGTGCCTTCATCGTCCTGCCTCTGGCCAAG ACAGGGCGAGTGGATAAGAACTACCCACTGGTCACTGGGCACACTGCCCCTGTGCTGGATATTGACTGGTGTCCACACAATGACAACGTTATCGCCAGTGCCTCAGACGACACCACCATCATG GTGTGGCAGATTCCAGACTATACCCCCATGCGCAACATTACGGAACCTATCATCACACTTGAGGGCCACTCCAAGCGTGTGGGCATCCTCTCCTGGCACCCTACTGCCAGGAATGTCCTGCTCAGTGCAG GTGGTGACAATGTGATCATCATCTGGAATGTGGGCACCGGGGAGGTGCTGCTGAGCCTGGATGATATGCACCCAGACGTCATCCACAGTGTGTGCTGGAACAGCAACGGTAGCCTGCTAGCCACCACCTGCAAGGACAAGACCTTGCGCATCATTGACCCCAGAAAAGGCCAAGTGGTGGCG AACAACTTCGAGGAGCCAGTGGCACTGCAGGAGATGGACACAAGCAACGGGGTCCTATTGCCCTTTTACGATCCCGACTCCAGCATCGTCTACCTGTGTGGCAAG GGCGACAGCAGCATTCGGTACTTTGAGATTACCGACGAGCCGCCTTTCGTGCACTACCTGAACACGTTCAGCAGCAAAGAGCCGCAGCGGGGCATGGGTTTCATGCCCAAAAGGGGACTGGATGTCAGCAAGTGTGAGATCGCCCG GTTCTACAAGCTACACGAAAGAAAGTGTGAACCTATCATCATGACTGTGCCCCGCAAG TCAGACCTCTTCCAGGACGATCTGTACCCGGATACGCCAGGCCCGGAGCCGGCCCTAGAAGCGGACGAATGGCTATCCGGCCAGGACGCCGAACCCGTGCTCATTTCGCTGAGGGACGGCTATGTGCCCCCCAAGCACCGCGAGCTCCGGGTCACGAAGCGCAACATCCTGGACGTGCGCCCGCCCTCCGGCCCCCGCCGCAGCCAGTCGGCCAGCGACGCCCCCTTGTCG CAGCACACCCTGGAGACGCTGCTGGAAGAGATCAAGGCCCTCCGCGAGCGGGTGCAGGCCCAGGAGCAGCGCATCACGGCTCTGGAGAACATGCTGTGCGAGCTGGTGGACGGCACGGACTAG
- the CORO6 gene encoding coronin-6 isoform 4 (isoform 4 is encoded by transcript variant 7), with amino-acid sequence MSRRVVRQSKFRHVFGQAAKADQAYEDIRVSKVTWDSSFCAVNPKFLAIIVEAGGGGAFIVLPLAKVWQIPDYTPMRNITEPIITLEGHSKRVGILSWHPTARNVLLSAGGDNVIIIWNVGTGEVLLSLDDMHPDVIHSVCWNSNGSLLATTCKDKTLRIIDPRKGQVVAERFAAHEGMRPMRAVFTRQGHIFTTGFTRMSQRELGLWDPNNFEEPVALQEMDTSNGVLLPFYDPDSSIVYLCGKGDSSIRYFEITDEPPFVHYLNTFSSKEPQRGMGFMPKRGLDVSKCEIARFYKLHERKCEPIIMTVPRKSDLFQDDLYPDTPGPEPALEADEWLSGQDAEPVLISLRDGYVPPKHRELRVTKRNILDVRPPSGPRRSQSASDAPLSQQHTLETLLEEIKALRERVQAQEQRITALENMLCELVDGTD; translated from the exons ATGAGCAGACGTGTGGTTCGGCAAAGCAAGTTCCGCCATGTGTTTGGGCAGGCAGCAAAGGCCGACCAGGCCTACGAGGACATCCGtgtgtccaaggtcacatgggaCAGCTCCTTCTGTGCCGTCAACCCCAAATTCCTGGCCATTATTGTGGAGGCTGGAGGCGGGGGTGCCTTCATCGTCCTGCCTCTGGCCAAG GTGTGGCAGATTCCAGACTATACCCCCATGCGCAACATTACGGAACCTATCATCACACTTGAGGGCCACTCCAAGCGTGTGGGCATCCTCTCCTGGCACCCTACTGCCAGGAATGTCCTGCTCAGTGCAG GTGGTGACAATGTGATCATCATCTGGAATGTGGGCACCGGGGAGGTGCTGCTGAGCCTGGATGATATGCACCCAGACGTCATCCACAGTGTGTGCTGGAACAGCAACGGTAGCCTGCTAGCCACCACCTGCAAGGACAAGACCTTGCGCATCATTGACCCCAGAAAAGGCCAAGTGGTGGCG gaGAGGTTTGCGGCCCACGAGGGGATGAGGCCCATGCGGGCCGTCTTCACGCGCCAGGGCCATATCTTCACCACGGGCTTCACCCGCATGAGCCAGCGAGAGCTGGGCCTGTGGGACCCG AACAACTTCGAGGAGCCAGTGGCACTGCAGGAGATGGACACAAGCAACGGGGTCCTATTGCCCTTTTACGATCCCGACTCCAGCATCGTCTACCTGTGTGGCAAG GGCGACAGCAGCATTCGGTACTTTGAGATTACCGACGAGCCGCCTTTCGTGCACTACCTGAACACGTTCAGCAGCAAAGAGCCGCAGCGGGGCATGGGTTTCATGCCCAAAAGGGGACTGGATGTCAGCAAGTGTGAGATCGCCCG GTTCTACAAGCTACACGAAAGAAAGTGTGAACCTATCATCATGACTGTGCCCCGCAAG TCAGACCTCTTCCAGGACGATCTGTACCCGGATACGCCAGGCCCGGAGCCGGCCCTAGAAGCGGACGAATGGCTATCCGGCCAGGACGCCGAACCCGTGCTCATTTCGCTGAGGGACGGCTATGTGCCCCCCAAGCACCGCGAGCTCCGGGTCACGAAGCGCAACATCCTGGACGTGCGCCCGCCCTCCGGCCCCCGCCGCAGCCAGTCGGCCAGCGACGCCCCCTTGTCG CAGCAGCACACCCTGGAGACGCTGCTGGAAGAGATCAAGGCCCTCCGCGAGCGGGTGCAGGCCCAGGAGCAGCGCATCACGGCTCTGGAGAACATGCTGTGCGAGCTGGTGGACGGCACGGACTAG
- the CORO6 gene encoding coronin-6 isoform X2, with protein sequence MAAAAGAAAAPGSREPQDRPECGAGHPGPRYYRHPERWLLRPEAFLGPLRTRAPSAEDSQRERPAARSGPAMSRRVVRQSKFRHVFGQAAKADQAYEDIRVSKVTWDSSFCAVNPKFLAIIVEAGGGGAFIVLPLAKVWQIPDYTPMRNITEPIITLEGHSKRVGILSWHPTARNVLLSAGGDNVIIIWNVGTGEVLLSLDDMHPDVIHSVCWNSNGSLLATTCKDKTLRIIDPRKGQVVAERFAAHEGMRPMRAVFTRQGHIFTTGFTRMSQRELGLWDPNNFEEPVALQEMDTSNGVLLPFYDPDSSIVYLCGKGDSSIRYFEITDEPPFVHYLNTFSSKEPQRGMGFMPKRGLDVSKCEIARFYKLHERKCEPIIMTVPRKSDLFQDDLYPDTPGPEPALEADEWLSGQDAEPVLISLRDGYVPPKHRELRVTKRNILDVRPPSGPRRSQSASDAPLSQQHTLETLLEEIKALRERVQAQEQRITALENMLCELVDGTD encoded by the exons ATGGCAGCGGCAGCTGGGGCTGCAGCGGCGCCGGGCTCTAGAGAGCCGCAGGATCGGCCAGAGTGCGGAGCTGGACACCCGGGTCCCAGATACTACAGACACCCGGAGAGGTGGCTCCTTCGCCCTGAAGCCTTCCTCGGCCCCCTACGCACTCGGGCCCCTTCCGCAGAGGATTCGCAGCGTGAGCGCCCCGCAGCCCGCTCAGGACCAG CTATGAGCAGACGTGTGGTTCGGCAAAGCAAGTTCCGCCATGTGTTTGGGCAGGCAGCAAAGGCCGACCAGGCCTACGAGGACATCCGtgtgtccaaggtcacatgggaCAGCTCCTTCTGTGCCGTCAACCCCAAATTCCTGGCCATTATTGTGGAGGCTGGAGGCGGGGGTGCCTTCATCGTCCTGCCTCTGGCCAAG GTGTGGCAGATTCCAGACTATACCCCCATGCGCAACATTACGGAACCTATCATCACACTTGAGGGCCACTCCAAGCGTGTGGGCATCCTCTCCTGGCACCCTACTGCCAGGAATGTCCTGCTCAGTGCAG GTGGTGACAATGTGATCATCATCTGGAATGTGGGCACCGGGGAGGTGCTGCTGAGCCTGGATGATATGCACCCAGACGTCATCCACAGTGTGTGCTGGAACAGCAACGGTAGCCTGCTAGCCACCACCTGCAAGGACAAGACCTTGCGCATCATTGACCCCAGAAAAGGCCAAGTGGTGGCG gaGAGGTTTGCGGCCCACGAGGGGATGAGGCCCATGCGGGCCGTCTTCACGCGCCAGGGCCATATCTTCACCACGGGCTTCACCCGCATGAGCCAGCGAGAGCTGGGCCTGTGGGACCCG AACAACTTCGAGGAGCCAGTGGCACTGCAGGAGATGGACACAAGCAACGGGGTCCTATTGCCCTTTTACGATCCCGACTCCAGCATCGTCTACCTGTGTGGCAAG GGCGACAGCAGCATTCGGTACTTTGAGATTACCGACGAGCCGCCTTTCGTGCACTACCTGAACACGTTCAGCAGCAAAGAGCCGCAGCGGGGCATGGGTTTCATGCCCAAAAGGGGACTGGATGTCAGCAAGTGTGAGATCGCCCG GTTCTACAAGCTACACGAAAGAAAGTGTGAACCTATCATCATGACTGTGCCCCGCAAG TCAGACCTCTTCCAGGACGATCTGTACCCGGATACGCCAGGCCCGGAGCCGGCCCTAGAAGCGGACGAATGGCTATCCGGCCAGGACGCCGAACCCGTGCTCATTTCGCTGAGGGACGGCTATGTGCCCCCCAAGCACCGCGAGCTCCGGGTCACGAAGCGCAACATCCTGGACGTGCGCCCGCCCTCCGGCCCCCGCCGCAGCCAGTCGGCCAGCGACGCCCCCTTGTCG CAGCAGCACACCCTGGAGACGCTGCTGGAAGAGATCAAGGCCCTCCGCGAGCGGGTGCAGGCCCAGGAGCAGCGCATCACGGCTCTGGAGAACATGCTGTGCGAGCTGGTGGACGGCACGGACTAG
- the CORO6 gene encoding coronin-6 isoform 6 (isoform 6 is encoded by transcript variant 9) translates to MSRRVVRQSKFRHVFGQAAKADQAYEDIRVSKVTWDSSFCAVNPKFLAIIVEAGGGGAFIVLPLAKVWQIPDYTPMRNITEPIITLEGHSKRVGILSWHPTARNVLLSAGGDNVIIIWNVGTGEVLLSLDDMHPDVIHSVCWNSNGSLLATTCKDKTLRIIDPRKGQVVAERFAAHEGMRPMRAVFTRQGHIFTTGFTRMSQRELGLWDPNNFEEPVALQEMDTSNGVLLPFYDPDSSIVYLCGKGDSSIRYFEITDEPPFVHYLNTFSSKEPQRGMGFMPKRGLDVSKCEIARFYKLHERKCEPIIMTVPRKSDLFQDDLYPDTPGPEPALEADEWLSGQDAEPVLISLRDGYVPPKHRELRVTKRNILDVRPPSGPRRSQSASDAPLSQHTLETLLEEIKALRERVQAQEQRITALENMLCELVDGTD, encoded by the exons ATGAGCAGACGTGTGGTTCGGCAAAGCAAGTTCCGCCATGTGTTTGGGCAGGCAGCAAAGGCCGACCAGGCCTACGAGGACATCCGtgtgtccaaggtcacatgggaCAGCTCCTTCTGTGCCGTCAACCCCAAATTCCTGGCCATTATTGTGGAGGCTGGAGGCGGGGGTGCCTTCATCGTCCTGCCTCTGGCCAAG GTGTGGCAGATTCCAGACTATACCCCCATGCGCAACATTACGGAACCTATCATCACACTTGAGGGCCACTCCAAGCGTGTGGGCATCCTCTCCTGGCACCCTACTGCCAGGAATGTCCTGCTCAGTGCAG GTGGTGACAATGTGATCATCATCTGGAATGTGGGCACCGGGGAGGTGCTGCTGAGCCTGGATGATATGCACCCAGACGTCATCCACAGTGTGTGCTGGAACAGCAACGGTAGCCTGCTAGCCACCACCTGCAAGGACAAGACCTTGCGCATCATTGACCCCAGAAAAGGCCAAGTGGTGGCG gaGAGGTTTGCGGCCCACGAGGGGATGAGGCCCATGCGGGCCGTCTTCACGCGCCAGGGCCATATCTTCACCACGGGCTTCACCCGCATGAGCCAGCGAGAGCTGGGCCTGTGGGACCCG AACAACTTCGAGGAGCCAGTGGCACTGCAGGAGATGGACACAAGCAACGGGGTCCTATTGCCCTTTTACGATCCCGACTCCAGCATCGTCTACCTGTGTGGCAAG GGCGACAGCAGCATTCGGTACTTTGAGATTACCGACGAGCCGCCTTTCGTGCACTACCTGAACACGTTCAGCAGCAAAGAGCCGCAGCGGGGCATGGGTTTCATGCCCAAAAGGGGACTGGATGTCAGCAAGTGTGAGATCGCCCG GTTCTACAAGCTACACGAAAGAAAGTGTGAACCTATCATCATGACTGTGCCCCGCAAG TCAGACCTCTTCCAGGACGATCTGTACCCGGATACGCCAGGCCCGGAGCCGGCCCTAGAAGCGGACGAATGGCTATCCGGCCAGGACGCCGAACCCGTGCTCATTTCGCTGAGGGACGGCTATGTGCCCCCCAAGCACCGCGAGCTCCGGGTCACGAAGCGCAACATCCTGGACGTGCGCCCGCCCTCCGGCCCCCGCCGCAGCCAGTCGGCCAGCGACGCCCCCTTGTCG CAGCACACCCTGGAGACGCTGCTGGAAGAGATCAAGGCCCTCCGCGAGCGGGTGCAGGCCCAGGAGCAGCGCATCACGGCTCTGGAGAACATGCTGTGCGAGCTGGTGGACGGCACGGACTAG
- the CORO6 gene encoding coronin-6 isoform 1 (isoform 1 is encoded by transcript variant 4), translated as MSRRVVRQSKFRHVFGQAAKADQAYEDIRVSKVTWDSSFCAVNPKFLAIIVEAGGGGAFIVLPLAKTGRVDKNYPLVTGHTAPVLDIDWCPHNDNVIASASDDTTIMVWQIPDYTPMRNITEPIITLEGHSKRVGILSWHPTARNVLLSAGGDNVIIIWNVGTGEVLLSLDDMHPDVIHSVCWNSNGSLLATTCKDKTLRIIDPRKGQVVAERFAAHEGMRPMRAVFTRQGHIFTTGFTRMSQRELGLWDPNNFEEPVALQEMDTSNGVLLPFYDPDSSIVYLCGKGDSSIRYFEITDEPPFVHYLNTFSSKEPQRGMGFMPKRGLDVSKCEIARFYKLHERKCEPIIMTVPRKSDLFQDDLYPDTPGPEPALEADEWLSGQDAEPVLISLRDGYVPPKHRELRVTKRNILDVRPPSGPRRSQSASDAPLSQQHTLETLLEEIKALRERVQAQEQRITALENMLCELVDGTD; from the exons ATGAGCAGACGTGTGGTTCGGCAAAGCAAGTTCCGCCATGTGTTTGGGCAGGCAGCAAAGGCCGACCAGGCCTACGAGGACATCCGtgtgtccaaggtcacatgggaCAGCTCCTTCTGTGCCGTCAACCCCAAATTCCTGGCCATTATTGTGGAGGCTGGAGGCGGGGGTGCCTTCATCGTCCTGCCTCTGGCCAAG ACAGGGCGAGTGGATAAGAACTACCCACTGGTCACTGGGCACACTGCCCCTGTGCTGGATATTGACTGGTGTCCACACAATGACAACGTTATCGCCAGTGCCTCAGACGACACCACCATCATG GTGTGGCAGATTCCAGACTATACCCCCATGCGCAACATTACGGAACCTATCATCACACTTGAGGGCCACTCCAAGCGTGTGGGCATCCTCTCCTGGCACCCTACTGCCAGGAATGTCCTGCTCAGTGCAG GTGGTGACAATGTGATCATCATCTGGAATGTGGGCACCGGGGAGGTGCTGCTGAGCCTGGATGATATGCACCCAGACGTCATCCACAGTGTGTGCTGGAACAGCAACGGTAGCCTGCTAGCCACCACCTGCAAGGACAAGACCTTGCGCATCATTGACCCCAGAAAAGGCCAAGTGGTGGCG gaGAGGTTTGCGGCCCACGAGGGGATGAGGCCCATGCGGGCCGTCTTCACGCGCCAGGGCCATATCTTCACCACGGGCTTCACCCGCATGAGCCAGCGAGAGCTGGGCCTGTGGGACCCG AACAACTTCGAGGAGCCAGTGGCACTGCAGGAGATGGACACAAGCAACGGGGTCCTATTGCCCTTTTACGATCCCGACTCCAGCATCGTCTACCTGTGTGGCAAG GGCGACAGCAGCATTCGGTACTTTGAGATTACCGACGAGCCGCCTTTCGTGCACTACCTGAACACGTTCAGCAGCAAAGAGCCGCAGCGGGGCATGGGTTTCATGCCCAAAAGGGGACTGGATGTCAGCAAGTGTGAGATCGCCCG GTTCTACAAGCTACACGAAAGAAAGTGTGAACCTATCATCATGACTGTGCCCCGCAAG TCAGACCTCTTCCAGGACGATCTGTACCCGGATACGCCAGGCCCGGAGCCGGCCCTAGAAGCGGACGAATGGCTATCCGGCCAGGACGCCGAACCCGTGCTCATTTCGCTGAGGGACGGCTATGTGCCCCCCAAGCACCGCGAGCTCCGGGTCACGAAGCGCAACATCCTGGACGTGCGCCCGCCCTCCGGCCCCCGCCGCAGCCAGTCGGCCAGCGACGCCCCCTTGTCG CAGCAGCACACCCTGGAGACGCTGCTGGAAGAGATCAAGGCCCTCCGCGAGCGGGTGCAGGCCCAGGAGCAGCGCATCACGGCTCTGGAGAACATGCTGTGCGAGCTGGTGGACGGCACGGACTAG
- the CORO6 gene encoding coronin-6 isoform 2 (isoform 2 is encoded by transcript variant 3), with amino-acid sequence MPSPWGWFAVTACGAQRNNFEEPVALQEMDTSNGVLLPFYDPDSSIVYLCGKGDSSIRYFEITDEPPFVHYLNTFSSKEPQRGMGFMPKRGLDVSKCEIARFYKLHERKCEPIIMTVPRKSDLFQDDLYPDTPGPEPALEADEWLSGQDAEPVLISLRDGYVPPKHRELRVTKRNILDVRPPSGPRRSQSASDAPLSQHTLETLLEEIKALRERVQAQEQRITALENMLCELVDGTD; translated from the exons ATGCCGAGTCCCTGGGGGTGGTTTGCTGTGACTGCATGCGGCGCGCAGCGG AACAACTTCGAGGAGCCAGTGGCACTGCAGGAGATGGACACAAGCAACGGGGTCCTATTGCCCTTTTACGATCCCGACTCCAGCATCGTCTACCTGTGTGGCAAG GGCGACAGCAGCATTCGGTACTTTGAGATTACCGACGAGCCGCCTTTCGTGCACTACCTGAACACGTTCAGCAGCAAAGAGCCGCAGCGGGGCATGGGTTTCATGCCCAAAAGGGGACTGGATGTCAGCAAGTGTGAGATCGCCCG GTTCTACAAGCTACACGAAAGAAAGTGTGAACCTATCATCATGACTGTGCCCCGCAAG TCAGACCTCTTCCAGGACGATCTGTACCCGGATACGCCAGGCCCGGAGCCGGCCCTAGAAGCGGACGAATGGCTATCCGGCCAGGACGCCGAACCCGTGCTCATTTCGCTGAGGGACGGCTATGTGCCCCCCAAGCACCGCGAGCTCCGGGTCACGAAGCGCAACATCCTGGACGTGCGCCCGCCCTCCGGCCCCCGCCGCAGCCAGTCGGCCAGCGACGCCCCCTTGTCG CAGCACACCCTGGAGACGCTGCTGGAAGAGATCAAGGCCCTCCGCGAGCGGGTGCAGGCCCAGGAGCAGCGCATCACGGCTCTGGAGAACATGCTGTGCGAGCTGGTGGACGGCACGGACTAG